The following are encoded together in the Tepidiforma bonchosmolovskayae genome:
- a CDS encoding 2-oxoacid:acceptor oxidoreductase subunit alpha, with product MTTEAQLKPEHQIEELERVTIRFAGDSGDGMQLTGTQFTRTAAVFGNDLATLPDFPAEIRAPAGSLPGVSGFQISFASTEIYTPGDRPDVLVAMNPAALKTNLGDLKPGGLLIVDKDEFEPTNLKKAAYETNPLEDGSLNGYQVVPISITRQNELALEGLPLSAKDKFRCRNFYALGLVLWLYGRTLDTTIKWATEQFKRRPDILEANLRALRAGYNFGETTELFRVQYRVPPAKVPPGVYRHISGNEATALGFVAASVLSGLPLFYASYPITPASDILHELSKLKNFGIKTFQAEDEIAAIGAAIGAAYGGHLGLTGTSGPGLALKSEALNLAVMTELPIVVIDVQRAGPSTGMPTKTEQADLLQAMFGRNGDSYVAIVAPCTPSDCFYMAIEAFRIALKYMVPVVFLSDGYLGNGSEPWRIPDISELPKIEWHYAEPQEGKFNPYRRDPKTLARPWAVPGQRGLEHRIGGLEKSGETGDISYDPRNHHEMTLARKGKVERIVQDIPPLEVTGPEEGDLLVLGWGGTYGSITSACDNARKRGLSVASAHLRYLNPFPANLGDVLKRYRKVLIPELNTGQLALLIRGRFLIDAIPFNKISGQPFKIAEIEGKIDEVLGLRDEYVLEFTRSAGVSGG from the coding sequence ATGACTACTGAAGCGCAGCTCAAGCCCGAACACCAGATTGAAGAGCTCGAACGTGTCACTATCCGCTTCGCCGGCGACTCCGGCGACGGCATGCAACTGACCGGCACCCAGTTCACCCGGACCGCGGCAGTCTTCGGAAACGACCTCGCAACCCTGCCCGACTTCCCGGCGGAGATCCGGGCCCCCGCCGGCTCGCTCCCCGGCGTCTCCGGCTTCCAGATCTCCTTCGCAAGCACCGAAATCTATACCCCGGGTGACCGCCCCGACGTTCTCGTCGCAATGAACCCGGCCGCCCTGAAAACGAACCTCGGGGATCTGAAGCCCGGCGGCCTTCTTATCGTCGATAAGGATGAGTTCGAGCCGACCAACCTCAAGAAGGCGGCCTACGAAACGAACCCGCTTGAGGACGGCTCCCTCAACGGCTACCAGGTCGTCCCGATCTCCATCACCCGGCAGAACGAGCTGGCGCTCGAGGGATTGCCGCTCAGCGCCAAGGACAAATTCCGCTGCCGTAACTTCTATGCCCTCGGGCTCGTGCTCTGGCTGTACGGCCGCACCCTCGACACGACCATCAAGTGGGCGACCGAGCAGTTCAAGCGGCGCCCTGACATCCTCGAGGCGAACCTGCGCGCGCTGCGGGCCGGCTACAACTTCGGTGAGACGACCGAGCTGTTCCGGGTGCAGTACCGGGTTCCCCCGGCCAAGGTGCCGCCCGGCGTCTACCGCCACATCAGCGGAAACGAAGCGACGGCCCTCGGGTTCGTTGCCGCCTCCGTGCTCAGCGGTTTGCCGCTCTTCTACGCGAGCTACCCGATTACCCCCGCGAGCGACATCCTCCACGAGCTCTCCAAGCTGAAGAACTTCGGCATCAAGACGTTCCAGGCCGAAGACGAGATTGCCGCTATCGGCGCGGCCATCGGCGCGGCCTACGGCGGGCACCTCGGGCTCACGGGGACGAGCGGCCCCGGCCTCGCCCTCAAGAGCGAAGCGCTCAATCTCGCCGTCATGACCGAGCTCCCGATTGTCGTCATCGACGTCCAGCGGGCCGGTCCGTCCACGGGTATGCCGACCAAGACCGAGCAGGCTGACCTGCTCCAGGCGATGTTCGGCCGCAACGGCGACAGCTACGTGGCCATCGTCGCGCCCTGCACTCCCTCGGACTGCTTCTACATGGCGATCGAGGCCTTCCGGATCGCGCTGAAGTACATGGTGCCGGTCGTTTTCCTGAGCGACGGCTACCTCGGCAACGGCTCCGAGCCGTGGCGCATCCCCGATATCTCTGAGCTGCCGAAGATCGAGTGGCATTACGCGGAGCCGCAGGAAGGAAAGTTCAATCCGTACCGGCGTGACCCGAAGACTCTCGCCCGGCCTTGGGCCGTCCCCGGCCAGCGCGGCCTGGAACACCGCATCGGCGGCCTCGAAAAATCCGGTGAAACGGGCGATATCAGCTACGACCCGCGCAACCACCATGAAATGACCCTCGCCCGCAAGGGCAAGGTCGAGCGGATCGTCCAGGACATCCCGCCGCTCGAGGTGACCGGTCCCGAAGAGGGCGACCTCCTCGTGCTTGGCTGGGGCGGCACGTATGGCTCAATCACCAGCGCCTGCGACAATGCGCGCAAGCGGGGGCTCAGCGTTGCCTCGGCCCACCTCCGCTATCTGAACCCCTTCCCGGCCAACCTCGGCGATGTGCTGAAGAGGTACCGGAAGGTGCTCATTCCCGAGCTCAACACAGGGCAGCTGGCACTGCTCATCCGCGGCCGCTTCCTTATCGACGCCATTCCGTTCAACAAGATCTCGGGCCAGCCGTTCAAGATCGCCGAAATCGAAGGCAAGATCGACGAAGTGCTCGGCCTGCGCGACGAATACGTCCTTGAGTTCACCCGCAGCGCCGGGGTTAGTGGAGGCTGA
- a CDS encoding CBS domain-containing protein: protein MDRTRLSRFVNQRLSELTLSEPATVSPLIPVRQAVATMNRLGTSCVLAVENGELQGIFTERDVLTKCMVDGFDWDQPLRASVLTKQPRVIASTGTVAEAIALMQQHHYRNLPVVEGGRVVGVLRLGDLLRDLAEAYPEDVLNLPPRPHQVMEQPEGG from the coding sequence ATGGATCGCACCCGGCTCAGCCGGTTCGTCAACCAACGCCTCTCCGAGCTGACCCTGAGCGAGCCAGCCACCGTTTCGCCATTGATCCCCGTTCGCCAGGCCGTCGCAACGATGAACCGTCTCGGGACTTCGTGCGTCCTCGCTGTTGAGAACGGCGAGCTGCAGGGGATCTTCACGGAACGCGATGTCCTTACGAAATGCATGGTGGATGGGTTCGATTGGGACCAGCCGCTTCGCGCTTCGGTGCTCACGAAGCAACCCCGGGTGATTGCCTCCACAGGGACGGTGGCCGAAGCAATTGCCCTGATGCAGCAGCACCACTACCGGAATCTGCCCGTGGTGGAGGGCGGCCGGGTTGTGGGGGTCCTGCGGCTGGGCGACCTCCTGCGTGACCTCGCAGAGGCGTACCCGGAAGACGTCCTAAACCTGCCTCCGCGCCCTCACCAGGTGATGGAGCAACCAGAGGGTGGATAA
- a CDS encoding HD-GYP domain-containing protein, whose product MASKAQIQTVKADFLDPSLYEDTGLSGVPRLSRGTILGALSRAFDLAEGRKPGHAQRVAYIGVYLASDLGLEPPRIEEVYFGCLLHDVGMSVLDPVGVQAAPPAALWSRIGRPGAEALVRPSAGVWSDVIETIARHCEAGAGVARRMGFSEAVAAAVLGHHDCWDGSGRPGAVPGNEAPLVSRIVALADRFETLLDGDAPPLALRRSGPALVRDMAGRELDPELAHHMAKLAARDDFWLGLYDNDLGAGLMALNYGGVLGRDELFEFLGVLSDVVDVRNGREEGSGRRIADMARRVALHCDMTERRADLVKVATLLHDIGTLGVPARYLRKPDILSIDEMSAVQMHPIYARDILGEIPGLGAAAWWVGCHHERVDGKGYPGMLEGSEVPVEAQIIGMCETFDALTNDRPYRRALPRSEAFEIMRGLAGNRFDSYLLARFESVAGPFDA is encoded by the coding sequence ATGGCTTCCAAAGCGCAGATCCAGACGGTCAAGGCGGACTTTCTCGATCCGTCGCTCTACGAAGACACCGGCCTTTCCGGCGTACCCCGGCTAAGCCGGGGAACCATTCTCGGGGCGCTCAGCCGTGCGTTCGACCTGGCCGAGGGGAGAAAGCCGGGGCATGCCCAGCGGGTCGCCTACATCGGCGTTTACCTTGCCAGCGACCTTGGGCTCGAGCCGCCGCGCATCGAAGAGGTTTACTTCGGCTGCCTGCTCCACGACGTCGGCATGTCGGTACTCGACCCGGTCGGGGTCCAGGCGGCGCCGCCCGCGGCTCTGTGGAGCCGGATCGGCCGGCCCGGCGCAGAGGCCCTCGTGCGGCCGTCGGCCGGCGTCTGGTCCGACGTCATCGAGACGATCGCCCGGCATTGCGAGGCAGGCGCCGGGGTGGCGCGCCGGATGGGCTTCTCGGAGGCCGTCGCCGCGGCCGTGCTCGGTCACCACGATTGCTGGGACGGTTCGGGCCGCCCTGGCGCCGTGCCCGGCAACGAGGCGCCGCTGGTCAGCCGGATCGTCGCCCTGGCCGACCGCTTCGAGACCCTGCTCGACGGCGATGCGCCGCCGCTGGCGCTCCGCAGGAGCGGCCCCGCGCTCGTCCGTGACATGGCCGGGCGAGAACTCGACCCGGAGCTGGCCCACCACATGGCGAAGCTGGCCGCCCGCGACGACTTCTGGCTCGGCCTGTACGACAACGACCTCGGCGCCGGGCTGATGGCGCTCAACTACGGCGGCGTGCTCGGCCGCGACGAACTGTTCGAGTTCCTCGGCGTGCTCAGCGATGTCGTGGACGTTCGGAACGGCCGGGAAGAAGGTTCCGGGCGGCGAATTGCCGACATGGCCCGGCGGGTCGCGCTTCACTGCGACATGACGGAGCGTCGCGCCGACCTTGTGAAGGTGGCCACCCTGCTTCACGACATCGGGACGCTCGGGGTACCGGCGCGGTATCTGCGGAAGCCGGACATCCTGAGCATCGATGAGATGTCGGCGGTCCAGATGCACCCCATCTATGCCCGGGACATCCTCGGCGAGATCCCCGGGCTCGGCGCCGCTGCCTGGTGGGTCGGCTGCCACCATGAGCGGGTCGATGGCAAGGGCTACCCGGGCATGCTGGAGGGAAGCGAGGTGCCGGTCGAAGCCCAGATTATTGGCATGTGCGAAACCTTCGACGCCCTGACCAATGACCGCCCCTACCGGCGGGCGCTGCCCCGCTCCGAGGCCTTCGAGATTATGCGCGGGCTCGCCGGCAACCGCTTCGACTCCTACCTCCTCGCCCGCTTCGAAAGCGTGGCGGGGCCGTTCGACGCCTGA
- a CDS encoding cytidylate kinase-like family protein: MTTRVISISRQVGTAGEAVAQAVANRLGFRYVDYQVIQEAAAEAGVSPETVSEAEHSPSLLTRILEALARNPAMPAAGWADPVPLSTSPLYTSADYRRFLEDVIRDLADRGNCVIVGHAAQVILRDRPDTVRVLVTGSPKYRARRIMAGMGVDEKEALKIIERTDTERLDYFRRFYDTGWLTPSTYDLCISTDRISPGQAADVIVQFASLPRLSSS, from the coding sequence ATGACGACGCGCGTCATTTCCATCTCGCGGCAGGTTGGGACGGCCGGCGAAGCGGTCGCCCAGGCGGTCGCGAACCGTCTCGGCTTCCGGTACGTTGACTACCAGGTCATCCAGGAGGCGGCAGCTGAGGCCGGCGTCTCGCCAGAGACCGTCTCTGAGGCGGAGCACAGCCCCTCCCTCCTGACGCGCATCCTCGAGGCGCTCGCCCGCAACCCGGCGATGCCCGCTGCCGGGTGGGCGGACCCCGTCCCGCTTTCGACGAGCCCCCTCTACACCTCGGCCGACTACCGGCGCTTCCTGGAGGACGTCATCCGCGACCTTGCCGATCGCGGCAACTGCGTGATCGTCGGCCACGCTGCGCAGGTCATCCTTCGCGACCGCCCGGATACCGTCAGGGTCCTGGTGACGGGCTCGCCCAAATACCGCGCACGGCGCATCATGGCCGGCATGGGCGTCGACGAAAAGGAGGCGCTCAAAATTATCGAAAGGACTGATACCGAGCGGCTCGACTATTTCCGCCGCTTCTACGACACGGGATGGCTGACTCCGAGCACCTACGACCTCTGCATCAGCACCGACCGCATCTCGCCGGGGCAGGCAGCCGACGTCATCGTGCAGTTCGCCTCGCTGCCGCGGCTGTCATCCTCCTGA
- a CDS encoding 2-oxoacid:ferredoxin oxidoreductase subunit beta has product MTAPTTPNDGLISPDLPVLTRKDFVTDQEVRWCPGCGDYSILAQMQKMLPDLGVPREQIVFISGIGCSSRFPYYVNTYGFHSIHGRAPTIATGLKTARPELKVFVITGDGDGLSIGGNHLLHAMRRNIDLTIVLFNNRIYGLTKGQYSPTSEFGKITKSSPYGTTERPLNPIRIALAAGATFVARSVDRDTKHLEEMLYLAAKHRGVSFVEVYQNCNIFNDGAFAAFAEKEVRADRMIYLEHGKPLRFGKENQHGIRLNGFTPEIVENAATDDGLLVHDAHAENITLANILVGMDYPDFPVPIGVFRDVDAPTFDQLVQQQVEEAMARGKGSLEAALRTGETWVVE; this is encoded by the coding sequence ATGACTGCACCGACGACGCCCAACGACGGCCTCATCTCGCCCGACCTGCCGGTCCTCACGCGGAAGGATTTCGTCACCGACCAGGAGGTCCGGTGGTGCCCAGGCTGCGGGGACTACTCCATCCTCGCCCAGATGCAGAAGATGCTCCCTGACCTCGGCGTCCCGCGGGAGCAGATCGTCTTCATCAGCGGCATCGGCTGCTCCAGCCGTTTCCCCTACTACGTCAACACCTACGGTTTTCACAGCATCCATGGCCGCGCCCCCACGATTGCGACGGGCCTGAAGACCGCCCGGCCCGAGCTGAAGGTCTTCGTCATCACCGGCGACGGCGATGGTCTGAGCATTGGGGGCAACCACCTGCTCCATGCGATGCGGCGGAACATCGACCTGACGATCGTCCTCTTCAACAACCGCATCTACGGGCTGACGAAGGGGCAGTATTCCCCGACCTCCGAATTCGGCAAGATCACGAAGTCGTCGCCGTACGGCACCACCGAGCGGCCGCTCAACCCGATTCGCATCGCTCTCGCGGCAGGCGCTACCTTCGTGGCCCGCTCCGTTGACCGCGACACGAAGCACCTCGAAGAGATGCTCTACCTCGCGGCAAAGCACCGCGGCGTCTCGTTCGTCGAGGTCTACCAGAACTGCAACATCTTCAACGACGGGGCGTTCGCCGCCTTCGCCGAAAAGGAAGTGCGGGCTGACCGGATGATCTACCTCGAGCACGGCAAGCCGCTGCGCTTCGGCAAGGAGAACCAGCACGGCATCCGGCTGAACGGCTTTACGCCGGAGATTGTCGAGAACGCCGCGACCGACGATGGGCTGCTGGTCCACGATGCCCATGCGGAGAACATCACCCTCGCAAATATCCTGGTCGGCATGGACTACCCGGACTTCCCGGTGCCGATTGGTGTCTTCCGCGACGTCGATGCCCCCACCTTCGACCAGCTCGTTCAGCAGCAGGTAGAGGAAGCCATGGCCAGGGGCAAGGGTTCGCTGGAGGCTGCACTCCGGACCGGGGAGACCTGGGTCGTGGAATAA